In the Leptotrichia sp. oral taxon 212 genome, one interval contains:
- the hydF gene encoding [FeFe] hydrogenase H-cluster maturation GTPase HydF, which produces MMERLNTPDSNRKHIAFFGRRNAGKSSIFNLLLNQEISLVSDIPGTTTDPVYKSMELIGYGPVRIIDTAGLDDIGSLGKMRVEKTEEILQKTDLAIYVLNADKIDMEEKKEAKLFFQRFRIPHVFVWNKLDLLKDEERKKLRKENSGDSFLDENVHLKRENLLEIIMKNLKNQEEDPPLIGDLVAYGSTVVLVVPIDSEAPKGRLILPQVQVIRECLDNGIKTIVVRETELEETIREIQNIDLVITDSQVFKTVDKIVPEDIPLTSFSMLFARQKGDIKKFIEGIRALEGLKNKKEGTVLIAESCAHTTSHEDIGTVKIPNLLKKKINPNLNIIFQNGATFKEKEFHMENVDLIIHCGSCMITRKNMVNRIQMAEEKGVPITNYGVTLAYLTGILDRAIKGTMPE; this is translated from the coding sequence ATGATGGAGAGATTGAATACGCCTGACTCAAACAGAAAACATATAGCATTTTTTGGAAGAAGGAATGCTGGAAAGTCAAGTATTTTTAATCTCCTGTTAAATCAGGAAATTTCACTGGTTTCAGATATTCCCGGAACGACAACGGATCCTGTCTACAAGTCTATGGAGCTGATAGGCTATGGACCTGTTAGAATTATAGATACGGCGGGACTGGATGATATTGGAAGTTTAGGTAAAATGAGAGTTGAAAAAACGGAAGAAATTTTGCAGAAGACTGATTTGGCAATATATGTCCTGAATGCGGACAAAATAGACATGGAAGAAAAGAAAGAAGCAAAGCTGTTTTTTCAGAGATTCAGAATACCTCATGTTTTTGTGTGGAATAAACTTGATCTGCTGAAGGACGAAGAAAGAAAAAAATTAAGGAAAGAAAATTCAGGAGACAGCTTTTTAGATGAAAATGTTCATTTAAAGAGAGAAAATTTGTTAGAGATAATAATGAAAAATCTGAAAAATCAGGAAGAAGATCCTCCGCTAATAGGAGATCTGGTTGCATATGGTTCGACAGTAGTACTTGTAGTTCCCATTGATTCAGAAGCTCCAAAAGGAAGACTTATACTGCCACAGGTTCAGGTAATAAGAGAATGTCTGGATAATGGAATAAAAACAATAGTGGTGAGGGAAACTGAACTTGAAGAAACAATAAGGGAAATTCAGAATATTGATCTTGTAATTACAGATTCACAGGTATTTAAAACAGTGGATAAAATAGTTCCTGAGGACATACCGCTGACAAGTTTTTCGATGCTGTTTGCCAGACAGAAGGGGGATATAAAAAAGTTCATTGAAGGAATCAGGGCATTGGAAGGCCTGAAAAATAAGAAGGAAGGAACAGTCCTGATTGCAGAAAGCTGTGCCCATACAACATCTCATGAGGATATAGGAACTGTAAAAATACCTAATCTTCTGAAGAAAAAAATAAATCCCAATCTGAATATCATTTTTCAGAATGGAGCAACTTTTAAGGAAAAAGAGTTCCACATGGAAAATGTAGATTTAATTATTCATTGCGGCTCATGTATGATAACAAGGAAGAATATGGTAAACCGTATCCAGATGGCAGAAGAAAAGGGTGTTCCTATAACAAATTATGGAGTAACGCTTGCCTATCTGACAGGTATACTGGACAGAGCTATAAAAGGCACTATGCCAGAATAA
- the hydG gene encoding [FeFe] hydrogenase H-cluster radical SAM maturase HydG: protein MERFKEHVKIDREKIFQLLEEGKNATREDILEVLRKAENKEKITHLDIAKLLYIKDDDLVEKMFQIAGKIKKDVYGNRIVLFAPLYISDFCVNNCVYCGYKKENKFHRRRLSMEEIKKEVMILEEMGHKRLALEAGEDPVNCDIEYILEAIDTIYDTYNKNGKIRRINVNIAATTVENYRRLNEKGIGTYILFQETYDEEVYKKVHPKCLKGNYDYHTTSFDRAMEAGIEDVGAGVLFGLADPKFEVLGLMMHNEHLEKRFGVGFHTISVPRLRPAEGVNLETFPYLLDDETFKKIVTIIRIAVPYTGMILSTRETAEMREILIQHGISQVSAGSCTGVGGYEEHIKGRNVSQFATADERSPKQVIEDLMAAGYIPSYCTSCYRTGRVGEKFMEIAKSEMIHNLCKPNALTTLVEYAVDYGDKELLAKVEKFVREQAATIENKRLEQFVLKNIDKLKAGERDLYL from the coding sequence ATGGAAAGATTCAAGGAACATGTGAAAATTGACAGAGAGAAAATTTTTCAATTATTAGAAGAAGGGAAAAATGCTACAAGGGAAGATATACTGGAAGTACTTAGAAAGGCAGAAAATAAAGAAAAAATAACACATCTGGATATAGCGAAACTTTTGTATATTAAGGATGACGACCTAGTTGAAAAAATGTTTCAGATAGCCGGAAAAATAAAAAAAGATGTATATGGTAACAGGATAGTCCTGTTTGCGCCACTCTATATAAGTGATTTCTGTGTAAATAACTGTGTTTACTGTGGATACAAGAAGGAAAACAAATTTCATCGTAGAAGACTGTCAATGGAAGAAATAAAAAAGGAAGTTATGATACTGGAAGAAATGGGACATAAAAGACTTGCACTGGAAGCAGGGGAAGACCCTGTAAACTGTGACATAGAATATATACTTGAGGCAATAGATACAATTTATGATACTTATAATAAAAATGGTAAAATAAGAAGAATAAATGTAAATATAGCTGCAACAACAGTTGAAAATTATAGAAGATTGAATGAAAAGGGAATAGGAACTTATATACTGTTTCAGGAAACTTATGATGAAGAAGTCTATAAAAAAGTTCACCCGAAATGCTTAAAAGGGAACTATGACTATCATACAACATCTTTTGACAGGGCAATGGAAGCAGGAATAGAAGATGTGGGTGCAGGAGTGCTGTTTGGTCTTGCAGATCCTAAGTTTGAAGTACTGGGACTTATGATGCATAACGAACATCTGGAAAAAAGGTTTGGAGTAGGTTTCCACACAATTTCAGTTCCAAGGTTAAGACCTGCAGAAGGAGTAAATCTGGAAACATTTCCTTATTTGTTAGATGATGAGACATTTAAGAAAATAGTTACAATTATAAGAATAGCCGTTCCGTATACAGGTATGATCCTGTCAACAAGGGAAACTGCAGAAATGAGGGAAATACTTATACAACATGGAATTTCTCAGGTAAGTGCAGGTTCATGTACTGGTGTTGGAGGATATGAAGAGCATATAAAAGGAAGAAATGTAAGCCAGTTTGCTACTGCAGATGAAAGAAGCCCAAAACAGGTAATAGAAGACCTTATGGCGGCAGGATATATTCCTAGTTACTGTACTTCTTGCTACAGAACAGGAAGAGTCGGAGAAAAATTCATGGAAATAGCAAAATCTGAAATGATTCATAACCTGTGTAAGCCTAATGCCCTGACAACTCTGGTGGAATATGCGGTAGATTACGGGGATAAGGAATTACTGGCAAAAGTCGAAAAATTTGTAAGGGAACAGGCGGCAACAATTGAAAATAAGAGACTGGAACAGTTTGTTCTGAAAAATATAGATAAACTGAAGGCAGGAGAAAGGGATCTGTATCTATGA
- a CDS encoding TM1266 family iron-only hydrogenase system putative regulator, whose protein sequence is MKKRIAVISVMMENAKEHQVEFNNIVANFQQYIYGRMGLPFHNEGVSVVSIIMLGTMDEINSFTGKLGSIPEIQVKTTVSKKEMD, encoded by the coding sequence ATGAAAAAAAGAATAGCAGTAATAAGTGTTATGATGGAAAATGCCAAAGAACATCAAGTTGAATTCAATAATATTGTGGCAAACTTTCAGCAGTATATTTATGGCAGAATGGGACTTCCTTTTCATAATGAAGGTGTATCAGTAGTTTCAATAATAATGCTTGGAACAATGGATGAAATAAATTCATTTACAGGAAAATTAGGAAGCATTCCGGAAATACAGGTAAAAACAACAGTTTCTAAAAAGGAAATGGATTAA
- a CDS encoding glucose-6-phosphate isomerase yields the protein MKLNFSYQFARNFISDEEIKQIKPYVELANEVLVSKNGAGNDYLGWLTLPEDYDKEEFTRIKKAAEKIKSDSEVLIVIGIGGSYLGAKAAIEFLSHSFYNNLPKEKRKGPEIYFAGTNMSGVYLNHLIDLVGDRDFSVNVISKSGTTTEPAIAFRVFKKMLEDKYGKEEAGKRIYATTDKARGALKTLADAEGYETFVVPDNVGGRFSVLTAVGLLPIAAAGIDIDDLMKGAADAVKDYNGKTLEDNQTLQYAAVRNILLRKGKNIEIMVNYEPRLHYFAEWWKQLFGESEGKDGKGLYPSSVDFSADLHSLGQYIQEGQRMFFETVVSIEKPESEYVIEKDAENLDGLNFIAGKTLDYVNKKATDGVILAHIDGGVPNLGVNIPEVTPYHLGYAFYFFEKACGVSGYLLGVNPFDQPGVEAYKKNMFALLGKPGYEEEGKKLEAKLSEMK from the coding sequence ATGAAATTGAATTTTAGTTATCAATTTGCAAGAAATTTTATAAGTGATGAAGAAATAAAGCAGATAAAACCGTATGTTGAACTGGCAAATGAGGTTCTGGTATCAAAAAATGGGGCAGGAAATGATTATCTTGGATGGCTGACATTGCCGGAGGATTATGATAAGGAAGAATTTACGAGAATAAAAAAGGCTGCGGAAAAAATAAAATCTGATTCGGAAGTTCTTATTGTAATAGGAATAGGTGGTTCATACCTTGGAGCGAAAGCGGCGATTGAATTTTTATCACACAGTTTTTACAACAATCTGCCTAAGGAAAAAAGAAAAGGGCCTGAAATTTATTTTGCAGGAACAAATATGAGCGGTGTCTATTTAAATCATCTAATAGATTTAGTAGGAGACAGGGATTTTTCCGTAAATGTAATTTCAAAATCCGGAACTACAACTGAGCCGGCAATAGCTTTCAGAGTATTTAAGAAAATGCTTGAAGATAAATATGGCAAGGAAGAAGCAGGAAAAAGAATATATGCCACAACGGATAAGGCTAGGGGAGCATTGAAAACACTGGCTGATGCTGAAGGATATGAAACATTTGTCGTACCTGACAATGTTGGTGGAAGATTTTCAGTACTGACAGCAGTTGGACTGCTTCCAATTGCAGCTGCCGGAATAGATATTGATGACCTGATGAAGGGAGCGGCAGATGCTGTAAAAGATTATAACGGAAAAACACTTGAAGATAACCAGACTTTACAGTATGCGGCAGTAAGAAATATTCTTCTTAGAAAAGGGAAAAATATAGAAATAATGGTAAATTATGAACCTAGACTTCATTATTTTGCTGAATGGTGGAAACAGCTGTTTGGAGAATCTGAAGGAAAAGACGGAAAAGGACTTTATCCATCTTCTGTAGATTTTTCAGCTGACTTGCATTCTTTAGGTCAATACATTCAGGAAGGTCAGAGAATGTTCTTTGAAACAGTGGTTTCAATAGAAAAACCTGAATCAGAATATGTAATTGAAAAAGATGCGGAAAATCTTGACGGGCTTAACTTCATAGCCGGAAAAACTTTGGATTATGTAAATAAAAAAGCTACTGACGGAGTTATATTGGCGCATATAGATGGAGGAGTTCCTAATCTTGGTGTAAATATACCTGAAGTTACACCTTATCATTTAGGGTATGCTTTCTACTTCTTTGAAAAAGCATGCGGAGTAAGCGGATATCTTCTTGGAGTGAACCCGTTTGATCAGCCGGGAGTTGAAGCGTATAAGAAAAATATGTTTGCACTGCTTGGAAAACCTGGATATGAAGAAGAGGGTAAAAAACTTGAAGCAAAATTAAGCGAAATGAAATAA
- a CDS encoding ribose-phosphate pyrophosphokinase, which translates to MLVLSEEEKKKIKIFAGSSSQDLAKKVSEDLEMDLNLVKMNRFSDGEVFIKPEESVRGCKVFVIQSTSNPVNESIMELLVFIDALRRASAEEIIAIIPYYGYARQDRTASPREPITAKLVANLLAEAGATRVVTMDLHARQTQGFFDIPVDHMEALPILAKHFIKYDFGPENTVVVSPDVGGVKRARGLAKWLHTPLAIIDKRRQKANECEVMNIIGDVEGKKVILVDDMIDTAGTICNAAKVLIERGAVKVYACATHAVFSGPAIERLKESVFTKIVVTDSIYLSEEQRFDKLRILSASEIFAETIKRIAKDEPISDLFELPSEQC; encoded by the coding sequence ATGCTAGTTTTAAGCGAGGAAGAAAAGAAGAAAATTAAGATTTTTGCAGGATCTTCAAGCCAGGATTTGGCAAAAAAAGTGTCAGAAGATCTTGAAATGGACTTAAACTTAGTAAAAATGAACAGATTTTCAGATGGTGAAGTTTTTATAAAACCTGAAGAAAGCGTAAGAGGATGTAAAGTGTTTGTTATTCAGTCCACTTCAAATCCAGTAAATGAAAGTATTATGGAACTTCTAGTTTTTATTGATGCTTTAAGAAGGGCTTCTGCGGAAGAAATAATAGCCATAATTCCTTACTATGGTTATGCAAGACAGGACAGGACTGCAAGCCCAAGAGAACCAATAACTGCAAAATTAGTTGCAAATCTTCTGGCAGAGGCAGGAGCTACAAGAGTGGTGACTATGGATTTACATGCAAGGCAGACGCAGGGATTCTTTGATATTCCTGTTGATCATATGGAAGCATTGCCTATTCTGGCAAAGCATTTTATAAAATATGACTTTGGACCTGAAAATACTGTTGTGGTATCTCCTGATGTAGGAGGAGTTAAGAGAGCTAGAGGATTGGCAAAATGGCTACATACACCTTTAGCAATAATAGATAAGAGAAGACAAAAAGCAAATGAGTGTGAAGTAATGAACATAATTGGAGATGTGGAAGGAAAAAAAGTAATTCTAGTAGATGATATGATCGATACTGCAGGGACTATATGTAATGCCGCCAAAGTCCTTATAGAAAGAGGAGCTGTAAAAGTATATGCATGTGCAACACATGCTGTATTTTCAGGACCTGCAATAGAAAGGTTGAAGGAATCCGTATTTACAAAAATTGTTGTGACAGATAGTATTTATTTGTCAGAAGAACAGAGATTTGATAAGCTTAGAATATTGTCAGCAAGTGAAATATTTGCTGAAACAATAAAAAGGATAGCAAAAGATGAACCGATAAGTGATCTTTTTGAGCTGCCTTCAGAACAATGTTGA
- a CDS encoding glycosyltransferase family 2 protein: MMYDLTACIVTYNTDEEVLEKIINCFQKLKLNFKLFISDNSEKDSLREFIKKFNDDRIEYVFNNSNKGFGAGHNAVIEKLLKEKIDKQENITKYHLIINPDIFFEEGTVEKIYDYMEQHPEIGQIGPKIKDPDGKVNYSCRLLPSPFNLIFRRFLPFKKMIAEMDYKYEMRKYDYNHVMEVPILSGCFIFVPFKVFEEVGKFDERYFMYMEDYDLCRRIGEKFKVVYYPEAEIVHEHGKASYKSRKMMIIHSKSAIKYFNKWGWFFDKERDKKKKNFLK; the protein is encoded by the coding sequence ATGATGTATGATTTAACGGCATGTATTGTAACTTATAATACCGATGAAGAAGTTCTTGAAAAAATAATAAACTGTTTTCAGAAATTAAAACTTAATTTTAAATTATTTATTTCAGATAATTCTGAAAAGGATAGTCTGAGAGAATTTATAAAAAAGTTTAACGATGACAGAATAGAGTACGTATTCAATAATTCCAATAAAGGATTTGGAGCAGGTCATAATGCTGTAATAGAAAAGCTTCTGAAAGAGAAGATCGATAAACAGGAAAATATAACTAAATATCATCTTATAATAAATCCTGATATATTTTTTGAAGAAGGCACAGTTGAAAAAATATATGACTATATGGAACAGCATCCTGAAATTGGACAGATAGGACCAAAAATAAAGGATCCGGATGGCAAGGTAAATTATTCATGCAGATTGTTACCTAGTCCTTTTAATCTAATATTCAGAAGATTTCTTCCCTTTAAGAAAATGATAGCGGAAATGGATTATAAATATGAAATGAGGAAATATGACTATAATCATGTTATGGAAGTGCCTATTCTTTCAGGATGTTTTATTTTTGTGCCGTTTAAAGTTTTTGAAGAGGTAGGAAAATTTGATGAAAGATATTTCATGTATATGGAAGATTATGATTTATGCAGAAGAATAGGAGAAAAATTTAAGGTTGTATATTATCCTGAAGCTGAAATTGTACACGAGCATGGAAAGGCATCGTATAAATCCCGTAAAATGATGATTATACACTCAAAATCAGCAATAAAATATTTCAATAAATGGGGATGGTTTTTTGATAAGGAGAGAGATAAAAAAAAGAAAAATTTTCTAAAGTAA
- the rfbC gene encoding dTDP-4-dehydrorhamnose 3,5-epimerase, producing the protein MNNFTVKKTPIKDLVIIETKVFGDSRGFFMETYNQGSFEELGLKMNFVQDNHSKSKKGVLRGLHFQTKHTQGKLVRVIKGRVYDVAVDLRKGSETFGQWYGIELSGENKLMFYVPEGFAHGFLTLDDETEFVYRCTDLYAPEYDSGILWNDKTLNIDWKFEEFGINPEELTISEKDQKQQEFNPDKSYFE; encoded by the coding sequence ATGAATAACTTTACTGTGAAAAAAACTCCAATTAAAGATCTTGTAATAATTGAGACAAAAGTTTTTGGAGATTCAAGAGGCTTTTTTATGGAAACATACAATCAGGGATCTTTTGAAGAATTAGGACTTAAAATGAATTTTGTTCAGGATAATCATTCAAAATCCAAAAAAGGTGTCTTAAGAGGTTTACATTTTCAGACAAAGCATACTCAGGGGAAACTGGTAAGAGTTATAAAAGGACGTGTCTATGATGTTGCAGTGGATTTGAGAAAAGGAAGTGAAACTTTCGGTCAATGGTATGGAATAGAGCTGTCTGGAGAAAATAAACTTATGTTTTATGTTCCCGAAGGATTTGCACACGGATTTCTGACATTGGATGATGAAACAGAATTTGTGTATAGATGTACAGATTTATATGCTCCTGAATATGACAGCGGTATTTTATGGAATGACAAAACATTGAATATAGACTGGAAATTTGAAGAATTTGGAATAAATCCTGAAGAACTTACAATTTCTGAAAAAGATCAGAAACAGCAGGAATTCAATCCTGATAAAAGTTATTTCGAATAG
- a CDS encoding family 16 glycosylhydrolase, with protein MKKIFLVLCLGIIGFSRISSAARKTGEEITKVKQNAEKIESETSVDKAEEAKEIKEEKKKKKSQNPFKKKKVEWELVWRDEFDENKMDTSKWSYWENGNPWNSGNYLDENGDLVDQYGFKAKQYYLRDNVKFEDGYLVITVKKEDNKTVKIDGKDRKILYSSGAIHTKDKFTIHEGKIEMRATMPEGIGAWPAFWTWPADYSQASNIPAKEEIDIFEIYGDNLQRVTGTAHALKADNTYASFVGSDLKIKKNEDLTRFNTYAVEWDEKEIKWLFNGRVYKRLSMKKVGRSSENIFKLPHFLMINVALQNKTGEDGDVKFPTEMKVDYVRVYKKK; from the coding sequence ATGAAAAAAATATTTTTAGTATTGTGTTTGGGAATAATAGGATTTAGCAGAATTTCATCAGCAGCAAGAAAAACAGGAGAAGAAATAACAAAAGTGAAACAGAATGCAGAAAAAATAGAAAGCGAAACAAGTGTAGATAAAGCAGAAGAAGCAAAAGAAATAAAGGAAGAAAAGAAAAAAAAGAAATCGCAAAATCCTTTCAAAAAAAAGAAAGTGGAATGGGAACTTGTATGGAGAGATGAATTTGATGAAAATAAAATGGATACTTCAAAATGGAGTTACTGGGAAAATGGAAATCCATGGAATTCAGGAAATTATCTTGACGAAAATGGAGATTTGGTGGATCAGTATGGATTTAAGGCAAAACAGTATTATTTAAGGGATAATGTAAAATTTGAAGACGGTTATCTTGTAATAACAGTAAAAAAGGAAGATAATAAGACAGTAAAAATAGATGGAAAAGACAGAAAAATTTTATACAGTTCAGGAGCTATCCACACAAAGGATAAATTTACTATTCATGAAGGAAAAATAGAAATGAGAGCAACCATGCCTGAAGGGATAGGTGCTTGGCCTGCATTCTGGACATGGCCTGCAGATTATTCACAGGCATCAAACATTCCGGCAAAGGAAGAAATAGATATATTTGAAATATATGGAGATAATTTACAGAGAGTTACTGGAACAGCTCATGCATTAAAAGCTGACAATACTTATGCATCATTTGTAGGAAGTGATTTGAAAATTAAGAAAAATGAAGATTTGACAAGATTCAACACATATGCGGTGGAATGGGATGAAAAAGAAATAAAGTGGCTGTTTAATGGAAGAGTATACAAAAGACTTTCAATGAAAAAAGTTGGAAGATCCAGCGAGAATATCTTTAAGCTACCACATTTTCTAATGATAAATGTTGCATTACAGAATAAAACAGGAGAAGACGGAGATGTTAAATTTCCGACAGAAATGAAAGTTGATTATGTAAGGGTTTATAAAAAGAAGTAA
- a CDS encoding helix-turn-helix domain-containing protein — protein sequence MDEKQDIKANPNLVIALGYYIRNKRLQKNIGLREMAELLKISPAYLSNLESGKHSMTNPLLLKKISKILNVDHLKLFKIIGYTDKDMSDLKKEIMSELIEEISDIEIGKIIEELMKMEPEKVFLVKEYIGLLNRG from the coding sequence ATGGATGAAAAGCAAGATATAAAAGCAAATCCCAACCTTGTTATAGCCTTGGGTTACTACATTAGGAATAAGCGTCTGCAAAAGAATATAGGGCTAAGGGAAATGGCGGAGCTGCTAAAGATTAGTCCTGCTTATTTATCTAATTTGGAATCAGGGAAGCACAGTATGACAAATCCTCTTTTACTGAAGAAAATTTCTAAAATCTTAAATGTTGATCATCTGAAACTTTTTAAGATAATAGGATATACAGATAAGGATATGTCAGATTTAAAGAAGGAAATAATGTCTGAACTGATAGAGGAAATTTCAGATATAGAAATAGGAAAGATAATAGAAGAGCTTATGAAAATGGAGCCGGAAAAGGTCTTTCTGGTGAAGGAATACATAGGCCTTCTAAACAGGGGATAG
- the araD gene encoding L-ribulose-5-phosphate 4-epimerase, with the protein MLEKLKDEVYKANLELPAKGLVLFTWGNVSAIDREKGLVVIKPSGVEYDKLKAEDMVVVDLDGKVVEGNLNPSSDTPTHVELYKKFPEIGGIVHTHSTNATIWAQSGRDIPAYGTTHGDYFYGPVPCTRKMTPEEIAGEYEKETGTVIIETFEKRNINTKFVPAVIVNSHGPFTWGKNAAEAVYNSVVLEELAKMATFTEQVNKDVKPMQQELLDKHFLRKHGENAYYGQKKK; encoded by the coding sequence ATGCTTGAAAAACTAAAAGACGAAGTATATAAGGCAAATCTTGAATTACCTGCAAAGGGGCTTGTACTTTTCACATGGGGAAACGTAAGTGCCATAGACAGGGAAAAAGGACTTGTAGTTATAAAACCAAGTGGAGTGGAATATGATAAACTGAAGGCTGAAGATATGGTAGTTGTTGATCTGGATGGGAAAGTAGTGGAGGGAAACCTCAATCCTTCTTCTGATACACCTACACATGTTGAATTGTATAAAAAATTTCCTGAAATAGGAGGAATAGTGCATACACATTCAACAAATGCAACAATATGGGCACAGAGCGGAAGAGATATTCCTGCTTATGGAACAACACATGGAGATTATTTTTACGGACCTGTTCCATGTACAAGAAAAATGACTCCTGAAGAAATTGCCGGGGAATATGAAAAGGAAACGGGAACAGTAATAATAGAAACTTTTGAAAAAAGAAATATAAATACTAAATTTGTTCCTGCAGTAATAGTTAATAGTCACGGGCCTTTCACATGGGGGAAAAATGCGGCTGAAGCAGTGTATAATTCAGTTGTACTTGAAGAACTTGCAAAAATGGCAACATTTACAGAACAGGTAAATAAAGATGTAAAGCCTATGCAACAGGAGCTGCTTGATAAGCATTTCTTAAGAAAGCATGGAGAAAATGCCTATTATGGACAGAAGAAAAAGTAA
- a CDS encoding L-ribulose-5-phosphate 3-epimerase, protein MKDLNKLNLGIYEKALPKDIDWIERIRLVKECRYDFVEISVDETDERLARLDWSDEEINRIHAELVNTGVRIPSMCFSGHRRFPMGSMDEKTREKAMELMQKAIIFADKMGIRTIQMAGYDVYYEDGSEQTKKYFTENLKKAVEWASSYNITLSIEIMDHPFINSITKYMEYAEIIKSPWLKVYPDVGNLTAWPENDTLKELELGIKNGEITGIHLKDTLAVTDSFPGKFKEVPFGEGCVDFPKVFAKLKELNYKGPFLIEMWTEKSDNPIEEVKKAKEWMLGKMRKGGFI, encoded by the coding sequence ATGAAAGATTTAAATAAACTTAATTTGGGAATATATGAAAAGGCTCTTCCTAAGGATATTGACTGGATTGAAAGAATACGTCTTGTAAAGGAATGCAGATATGATTTTGTTGAAATATCAGTAGATGAAACTGATGAAAGACTTGCAAGGCTTGACTGGTCTGATGAGGAAATTAACAGAATACATGCTGAGCTTGTAAATACAGGAGTCAGAATTCCATCAATGTGTTTTAGCGGACATAGAAGATTTCCAATGGGAAGCATGGATGAAAAAACGAGAGAAAAAGCAATGGAATTAATGCAGAAAGCTATAATTTTTGCTGATAAGATGGGAATCAGAACAATCCAGATGGCAGGATATGATGTGTATTATGAAGATGGCAGTGAACAGACAAAGAAATATTTTACAGAAAATCTGAAAAAAGCTGTAGAATGGGCATCTTCATATAATATTACACTGTCGATAGAAATAATGGACCATCCTTTTATAAACTCAATTACAAAATATATGGAATATGCAGAAATAATAAAATCGCCATGGCTGAAAGTTTATCCTGATGTAGGAAATCTTACTGCATGGCCTGAAAATGACACATTAAAGGAACTGGAGCTTGGAATAAAGAATGGCGAAATAACAGGAATTCACCTGAAGGATACACTTGCAGTAACAGACAGTTTTCCGGGAAAATTTAAGGAAGTTCCTTTTGGAGAAGGATGTGTGGATTTTCCAAAAGTATTTGCTAAACTGAAGGAGCTGAATTATAAAGGTCCGTTCCTTATAGAAATGTGGACTGAAAAATCTGACAATCCAATCGAGGAAGTGAAGAAGGCCAAGGAATGGATGCTTGGAAAAATGAGGAAAGGAGGATTTATCTAA
- a CDS encoding 3-keto-L-gulonate-6-phosphate decarboxylase UlaD codes for MARPLLQVALDHSDLQGAIKAAVSVGHEVDVIEAGTVCLLQVGSELVEVLRSLFPEKTIVADTKCADAGGTVAKNNAVRGADWMTCICSATIPTMKAALKAIKEVRGDKGEIQVELYGDWTYEQAQQWLDAGISQAIYHQSRDALLAGETWGEKDLNKVKKLIEMGFRVSVTGGLSTETLKLFKGVDVFTFIAGRGITEAANPAQAAREFKEEIAKYWSE; via the coding sequence ATGGCAAGACCTTTATTACAGGTAGCATTGGATCATTCAGATCTACAGGGGGCAATAAAAGCTGCAGTGTCAGTAGGACATGAAGTGGACGTTATAGAAGCAGGGACAGTTTGTCTGCTGCAGGTGGGGAGTGAACTTGTAGAAGTTTTAAGAAGTCTTTTTCCTGAAAAGACAATAGTAGCTGATACTAAATGTGCGGATGCAGGTGGAACAGTAGCAAAAAACAATGCAGTAAGGGGTGCTGACTGGATGACATGTATCTGTTCGGCAACTATTCCAACAATGAAAGCCGCTTTAAAGGCAATAAAGGAAGTACGTGGAGATAAAGGGGAAATACAGGTGGAACTTTACGGTGACTGGACTTATGAACAGGCTCAGCAATGGCTTGATGCCGGAATAAGTCAGGCTATATATCATCAGAGCCGTGATGCACTGCTTGCCGGTGAAACTTGGGGTGAAAAGGACTTAAACAAGGTTAAGAAACTTATTGAAATGGGATTCAGAGTATCAGTAACAGGTGGATTGAGCACTGAAACACTTAAACTGTTTAAAGGTGTAGATGTATTCACATTTATTGCGGGACGTGGAATTACTGAGGCTGCAAATCCTGCACAGGCTGCAAGGGAATTTAAGGAAGAAATAGCTAAATACTGGTCTGAATAG